A single window of Salvia splendens isolate huo1 chromosome 6, SspV2, whole genome shotgun sequence DNA harbors:
- the LOC121809035 gene encoding uncharacterized protein LOC121809035: protein MKSGDYPTPSRPPHSSQRAATGAQTRSCPPPSGLPHTPQRPATEEAEAPARKELVRHNGILLHFQPKKKFKLEEQFKHFLNMFCKVHTNISLVESLQEIPRFAKLLREAVMRKKKPTKVDLKLQHHCSEIIQRERAVKQRDPGQFIIRCSIGEGKVDKTLCDLGASINIMSLKYYEKLNIGPLKTSDVIIRLAENSTIKTVGMIEDVLVKVDDFNFPTDFIILDMKVDKNVPLILGRYFLATCKALIDVGRGEITFSIESFQRIASFFSSTDWFL, encoded by the exons ATGAAATCTGGGGACTACCCGACGCCCAGCAGACCACCGCACTCTTCGCAGCGGGCCGCTACTGGGGCACAGACTAGAAGCTGCCCGCCGCCTAGCGGACTGCCGCACACTCCACAGCGGCCCGCCACTGAAGAGGCAGAGGCGCCTGCCAGAAAGGAACTTGTGCGGCACAATGGGATTTTACTCCATTTTCAGCCAAAGAAGAAGTTCAAGCTTGAAGAGCAGTTCAAGCATTTCTTAAACATGTTTTGTAAGGTCCATACTAACATCTCTCTTGTTGAATCGTTGCAGGAGATACCTAGGTTCGCAAAGCTACTAAGGGAGGCcgtgatgaggaagaagaagcctACTAAAGTTGACCTTAAGTTGCAGCATCATTGCAGCGAGATCATTCAACGAGAGAGGGCCGTTAAGCAAAGGGATCCCGGTCAATTCATCATTAGGTGCTCGATTGGAGAAGGAAAAGTGGACAAGACCCTTTGTGATCTAGGGGCAAGCATCAATATCATGTCACTCAAGTACTATGAAAAGCTCAACATCGGACCTCTCAAGACGTCGGATGTGATCATAAGGTTGGCCGAAAACTCGACAATCAAAACAGTGGGCATGATTGAGGATGTATTGGTAAAGGTAGACGATTTTAACTTCCCTACCGACTTCATTATTCTTGATATGAAAGTAGATAAGAATGTACCTCTAATCTTAGGCAGATATTTTCTAGCCACATGCAAAGCTCTTATTGATGTAGGTAGAGGCGAGATCACGttct CCATCGAGAGTTTCCAACGGATCGCTTCGTTCTTCTCTTCTACCGATTGGTTTTTGTAA